The segment actcaattttataGATTAAAGTGGCAACTTGTGATTGAtgatgtaattgtttatttttatctctcactttaaaatcattcactcaaaatttaacacatcaagttatatgaataagtttgtataaataaagataGTATAGATTCAATcaagtttaataatatttaaatatggtCGATGGTTCCTGCAGTACCAGGACAAGAGCCAACCAAATCACAAGTTGCCAAGATTACCTCATCAATCCAATTTTACAATGCTAcgtatttattaaaatatgcaTTCCTTTGAAAATTGTAAGTTCTCAAGTGGCCCTCTTAATTACAGGTAGCTTGTCATGGTCGGCAAGATGTCCTGATACAGGTGGGTGCTGggaatgttttgtttatttgtaatattacatcttaaattataaatattaaatttttttagtaatctCTGTCAACCCTCTTGCCCTACGGTGTGGCTAAAGTTTTTATAAAGATTTGATCACCAGAtgatttatgtaatttaaaatcttacacaTAATAGTCAAAATAGCAGTGGTGAGAATCAACAAATTAATGTTGATATTCATTACAATGTGAGAAAATATAAGGAGAATTGAACTTAACATGTTTGCTAAAGAGCCTATACAcacaattatatatgatattagcATCAATATAAAGACTTGATTTTTGAGAAAAGTGTAAAAAAGAGAATAACTGTAATTCTACGAAAGTCTCCTCtactatatttatatttaaaaattaactttctaatctattatatattagaGATAAGAGAATGATCAAAAGTTGATAATGTGAAACACATTCCTTTTTATCGTAGACAAATGATATGAAAAGAATGCTAATTGATAGATTGCACTTTCTAGTGAAGGAATATCTATCCAAAAGTCAATGTGCAAGTTGTTGCTATTGGCTTATATGAAGTTACTTTGTGGGTTGGAGTTTAGTGTATATCAGAAGTCATAGACCTTGTTTTTCTTAGTTTGTGCTCTAATCAAACTGCTGGGTCAGATATTGTTCTGTCAATCCTATAAACCACCAAAAAAATTCTAAGAACAAGTCAACCAAAATAGATGATCGCAGTCACTCAACCTATCTGCACAGAAAGTCTACAGTTAAATGGCCATGAACATCTCTTTAACTTGATCTGATAAGAGATCTACTTGGGCAGGACTCATCATTAGTGGTCCTTCTCCATCTGTGCATGCctacattaatatataaatgctTTGTAAGCTTATAAGGCAATGcaatagatatacaaataatatgtcatcatgcaATGGGTTATTACTATGTATCTCTTTCCATGGAGTTGTCCAGACTGTTAAGCCACTCATACCAAATTCAAATTACCCGGGACCAATCTACTTTTCTCTGTAAATGAGCTTCAAATTGTTCCAGGGTCAAGTCAACTCCCTTTAAAACTTTTAGAAGCCACCAAGAATCCATttcttaaactaaaataaaatttcttcttgGGGCAGTCTAAActaaaataatacacataacatattaaaaaaacaagaatTATTGAAATTGTGTGTGGTTTGAGCTCTCCGGGAGCCACTTATATATCAATATACAATATTTATCGTGTTAACATACGCGTTTTAGGGTCCTTAAATCCATTATTACAGAGACTAATTTATGAGTCATTGGAGTTTTATAAGTTGGCCGGAAAATTAAGAAAGCTTTGTTTCAACACTGGTTGATATGGGAATCTGCATATCGACTGCATCTACAGAGATTCATGATCAACCTGAGATCAGCAAAGTTCATGAAGATAATGCGATTTTCGTTGAGCAAAATGATGTTTCTAACGAAGTTAAGAAACCAGGTTCTCTTTATTCCAAGCAAGGAAGCAAAGGACCTAACCAAGATGCCGCCATCCTTTGCCAGGTTTGTGGTCTTGATTTGTTCAAGATTTGTTATGTTTGGCCTTAATGCTCTTGAAGCTTTTGTTATTAaacctgtttttttttttcagggaTATGGAGTGAAATATGGGGCATTTTGTGGAGTTTTTGATGGCCATGGAAAGAATGGTCAGATCGTGAGTAGGATTGTGAGGGATCAGTTGCCGTCTCTGGTACTAGACCAGAAGAGTGCTCTTGCAAAAATGGAAGTAACAAATAACCGAAGTCAAAAAATCGGCATTGAAAGATTAGATGGAGAAGAGGCTCCGAGCAATGAATTCTATAAATGGCAGGAGGCTTGTGTTGGTGCTTTCAAGGTGATGGACAAGGAAGTGAAGCTTCAAGAGAATTTGGACTGCTCTTGCAGTGGAACCACAGCAGTAGTTGTCATAAGACAGGTATTAAATGAAAGCAACAATGGAAATTCTAGATTTTATAATCTGTTTTGGAAAATTCAtgttcatttttctcttctgtCATCAGGGTGAAGATCTTGTTACAGCTAATCTGGGCGACTCGAGGGCTGTGTTGGGGACAGTCAGCGAGAAGGGAGAAGTCAAGGCTGTTCAATTAACAACTGATTTAAAGCCTGGCTTACCTAGTAagaaaaaagtgtttttttttccccctcgATGAAGtctttttatatttcttcaGCAATTTATGAGCAACAATGATTATGTAACGCAGGCGAAGCAGAAAGAATAAGGAAATGCAATGGTCGAGTACTTGCCTTAAAGGAAGAACCGCATATCCCGCGAGTGTGGCTACCCCACGAGGATTTCCCAGGCTTGGCGATGTCTCGAGCTTTCGGAGACTTCCTACTCAAAAACCATGGTGTAATTTCTGTTCCTGATGTTTGCTATCACCGCTTAACTTCCAGAGACCAGTTTGTTGTTCTTGCAACGGATGGGGTAAGCTCAATACATGACAACTGGTAAAAGTTGTTTTTTCGATAGTAGATTAATCTTTAATGTGTTCACGTAAACAGGTATTCGATGTGCTTAGTAGCAGCCAAGTTGCCTCCATTGTATCGGAGGCAGGCAACGAACAGGAAGCCACGAGAGCTGTGGTGGAGGCTGCAACAGTGGCATGGAAAAACAAGTTTCCATCTTCAAAAGTAGATGATTGTACGGCAGTTTGCCTTTACCTTCAAAACCGGCAACAACGCCAATTATCATGACTTCCTTGTAATGCCGTAGTGCAGCTATAGTTTCCCATCTTCCGGCAACAATTTTTTTACTACATGCTATGTTTCCatgagaaaattatattaaagcaGTTCCTTTTTTTAGTGTGGTATCACTATAACCGATCGGCATAACTTATGTGGCTCTCCATttcaatttaacttaatttgcaTCAACTACTAAGCTGACTCAACATCGAAAACAGTTAATAAGTTCTTAATATGACATAACTTGAATCTCAAGAATCGCATACCAGGAGGCTCAATATCAATGGTGGAGTTATTTTCTAGTAATGGCCAATATTCTCAATACCCTCTTCTCAGATGGGGAAGATTCAGTTTCAAGCCTCAATAGACTATGCGGTAAAGCCAGAATTTATTTACGATAATCACAGTGACTCAATTCCCAGATCCTCTCAAAGCAGATCATCATAAGATACAGGCACCCTGATCCTATCATGAACAGATTTGCGAGTTCCTTCAACACTTGACTGCTCCTGCTGATTTCGAGGGACATTCTTAGTACCAGCCAGAATACTAGGTGAGACTCCGTTGGTCAGAGCATAATCTGCTCTTTGGGAGGAATCTTCTTTGGTTTGCTCTACTGCTTGCCTGTTGTTTTGTTGCCTGAATTGCTTCTgtgataagaaaattaaaaaaatgtattatataaattaatacaaaatgtaaaaaatacaaaaacaaataaaaaaatccaaaaactcTCAGCTAAAAGGCATCTAatattcatcaaataaaattcataaacacCTCAAATTCCTTCGTTTTCTTCATTATCTCTTTATAGGCACTTGGTTCTCGTGCTTTAATGATGCTCCATAATATGCCACCACCTGTCCTGGAACGTCTGCCATCAGCAGTCATCTGCCCTCCACACGCCTGGATGGCATCCACctgaaaattaaacattttatcaTATAGATATCCCAACAGAAAAGGGGTAATTCACCAAACAGGAGCAGCAAATACAAAATAGAGGGGTAGCATCAGAACAAAAAAATATGCATCATCATGACTACAAGAAATTAATAGCTCAGATATGTAAACCATAAATTCCACATGTATTGCAGTAAGAAATTGCTTCAGGGAAGATGTAGATATATTGCACAGCTCAATCCCAAATTTTCAACCAAGAGGTCAAATCAAAACTTATAAAACATAGATATGACGTTTTATGCGGCCGAATAGTGTAATATGTATAATGGAAGAAAATTTCCATAAACATAACCAAAATAACTACATAAAAAATAGAAGGGAAAAATGTACTGATTTGTAAATCAAACATGGTGAAATGAGGACCCAGAAACCAAAAGGTACTCACACtgctaaaaaataatttaagttgaGCCAAACAACAAAAAAGCACACAAGCATGAACAAGAAGGCCCAACTCAATCTTCCTACTCACTTATGTCCAGCATTAGCATGACATATAATCTCTATATGAAAGATTCAAATTAGTTTTTCCACCAGAAATTTGGAAAACACCTTTCCAAGTGCCAAAATTGGTAAAGTATCTATTTCGATATATGAGATTCAGAAAATTATGAGGAAGAGAGTATTTTTACTCGAGTGCTGAGTGCAAAActacaagaaaaattatatcaacCTACACAAAAAGTTTATGATGAATTGGTTCAGCCAGGGTATCTCTCAGCTCAGAGCACATAGTTTGAAGCAGCCAGAAAAATCTGCAAGCATATCGAAACAAATATAGAGCATCAGATATGAAGAATGCTAGCATGGCTTTAAATAGAATGGATATGCATTGTCAGCTCTAGGGTGGTCAAAATCCAACTACAACCCAATCCTCACCTCTGCTTATAGGAAACAGGTGAATCTTACTTTTTGCACACCAGCCAAATGTTTCATCAGTAAACATACCGACACAAGGGCAGAGCCAGAGTTCATGATTTGGGGTAACCAGTGTCTGAAAAAGCAGTAAATTATGGGGGCCAAAGAATAGAAAATTACATTATAGTCGTTAAAATTGTAACCAAAGGCTTCAGTAATTTAAACAAGTTTTGCAGGCTTGGGGGGGCCAGGTCCTCGTCTGCCCACAGAGTAGATACCAGCATATGGTCAACAAGGCATAGAGATCAGGAAATAAGCTGAGGTAACCCTCAGAAGTATCCAAAACTAGTGATCATAAGTGTTTGAGGAGTGACAGTAGCATGAAGCGGAACAGACAAGCTACAATGTCCATAACACATgaactttgaagaaaaatttcaGCACACAAAGAACCCTGCCTAAAGGTACAATTTACAAAACGacattgaaataaaaacaaaatctaccAAAACAAATTGCTCAGGTACATACCACCATTAAAATTTAACATGCAATGTTTGTGAATCCAACACTATATGGAATTAAAGGAATATGATATACCTCTTTAATGAGATCACTGAGTGCAGAAACCCCCAGGCAACATACAGCAGTGTATACCATGTATGATTTCCTCTCCTTCAGATGCTTACATGTATCCGAAACAAATCTGTGACAAAATTTTGTCCACTATTAGTACCATAAAAGAACTCCTCAACCCCTTTATCATTCAAGTTGAAAAATCTtgcaaatttgaattaaaaacatAACCTGTTTATGTCTGTAAACTTTGGGCCTACACCACTccgctttttctttttccttttcttcttcttgtttgcCTGACGATTTTTACTTTGAGATTCCACATTTGCAACAATGACATCCTCAGCATGGCTTTGCTCAAAATTGGTTTGTGCGCTTGCATCATGCTCCAAAAGCTCTCCCTCTTCTACATCAAGCATCTCAACATCTTCAAAATCCTCTAAGTTGTCATCTTCATAAATGGCTCCTGATATGTTCTCTCCTTCCTCCATAAATCCTCCTGAAAAAGCAGGCAGAATAGTaacattcataatttcaagAACAATTCACAAGccaagcaaagaaaagaaaaattagcaAGTAACTAATCACTTATACTGGATTTGAATAACGATATATTTCAGGTAAAGGataacagataaaaaaaaaaaaagaggaactAAAAGAGGACGTTACGAACCATgaacataaataaacataaaagcaGCCATTGTCAAGATCTTCTGTGTttcaaaaaatgtaacatagGATGATGTTCTTAATTTCAAAAAGCAAAAACTTCAGCGGAAGTGACAGTCAAGCCATTACCTTTTAGCACCCGCACAAGACTAAAATTCGCGATGAAAACCAACACCAAATGGAGTTCGCCACTAAGAGATAATGATAGACGAAGACTCAAATAACAAATCCTGACAAAACACAGTCCACGTGTAAACACATTTTTGCAATCTGGCCTCGACAGAATTTCAAGTAAGGATCAAAATTCTGACCCCTGCACTTTCACCCCTCATACTCTaacaagaagagagagagattttattaaaaaatgattgtgCGAGTTACAAAGTGTGAAATTTTTCCTCCTTTTATACTTTAAGGCAACTATCGGAAAAGGTAAGAATATCCTCTTTATGTTACAACTTTCTGCTAATATCAAactagtatatatatattacattctTTGCAAGCTGACCCTAGTTCAAACTTCCATAAAGAACTTACCATTCTAATTTTTGCATTGTTGCCCTTGTTTGTTATACACCAATAAAACGTAGCGTTTTGCGGCCTAGGGTTTTACGTTGGTGATGAATAGTAACTTATTTGTCTCTACAACATTTTCAATACCCAATTCTGCTTTACTAAAAGGCTTTGCTTCCAAGTGGGCCATATAAACGATAgaattgtaaaaacaaaaatatgtacGACCCAAGAAGAAATTGCTTGTTGATGAAGATAGAACCAATCCGTGGCGCGATACCGGACCTTCATGGGTCGTACCTTCGCAGATTTTTGGCAGACCAACCCAAAATCATGGTTAAACCCCGTGACATGGTCTAAAATCCCTTGGCTAATAGATCAATCTGCTTGcttttttaactaattaaattttaaattattaataatatttgttattttttgacaaatcaTCATGGAGTATGGAGCTTTGTCGCAATCAACTCGACCCACACGTTGATTCATTTAATGTTTGGATGTCATCGTCGTAAAAAGCGAAATAACCCACTTGCAATTATCCCTCTGGTAGGTCCCAACGTCCATTTTACAAAACATGTCATCCTTTCAACCCTAAACACTCTTGAATtcgacatttttatttcaatagaaTTTTGTgaacttattttaagtatataattaaataatttaaaattatttattagtataataatatatataaatatatatttatttatatttttaaaataaatatatatttatttataaaagtcaGAAGATTTATTTTCACTCAAATATTGTTACTTTCATAGAttgtttctatttaattttgaaaaaaaatttattcatttatcaattgataaagttaatcaaatttgttagttttaaaattttatttttttaatctaaaaccctaaaaaataataattttctcttatgttaaattttgaaaaataatatttttctcttaaggttttttttcatTCTCCGATGacctctcttttctctttctccaaCGGTGGCTCTCTTACCATCTCCCAATCCAACCAACCGTTTGAAATTTGGATTGAAGACTAGTCGGTGAAGACATTTCATCTTCTCCAACAAGTCTTTATTGTTTAGTCTAGCTTTTGGATGCTTGGCCAGAAGGAGAGATAGTAAGAGAGCGAACGTCAATAGAACAGAAAGTAGAGGTTGCTGGAGAatgaaaaaaaccctaaaaaaaatactacttttcaatacttaatataaaaaaaattattattttttaggatttaagagaaaaaaagataaatttttaatttatttttgatattatagataaaataaagattttatttttaaaattaataattttaatcatttataaatgaataaaaaaattttaattaatagataaaaatttaaaaaaaaaataattgttggATGAAAATAAGGCTTTTCaccatttatataattttaaaaatccgTAAAATAATACATACAAAGAGTGCTCCTATGGTGGCGTTTACCCATATGAAAATGAAACGGGCCGAGTAGCATTAGTGGATGAAGAGTGCAAGGAAAGTAAAGGTCGgcattatttgttttttttcgaTGATGACAATTGACTATGACATTTGCCCGCCCAAGGTTTGACTAGAAAACACTTTTATATccttaatttgtataaataatatttttacctaaaattaaacttcactttaaaataattaatggcggagaataaaataataatttttatatacaataattttgaaaaaaaataaaaaactataatttttcatcatactaaaaatttttaaatacaccaatttaatcattaaaaatattaaaaaacctcacaaattaacattaaaaaacctCACAAAAGTcattataagatatttatattcataatttgttatattatgtttaattttttatgtgtaattgttatttttaaaactattagggATAagctaatattttaaaattttttaaaacccctaaactttttttgaatttataataatccttggaaaattttcaaaagacctataatattttaaaaaattacattttacccatgatggatgattatataacaaaatcatCCTTATTTAtaagaagagaggaaaaaatgaTTAGggtgaaaagaaaggaaaataagagattttttatataatttagatatttaaaattatatttttaaactatgttaatttagagttatataataattttaaaaagggtCAAACACTTAtttctacccaaggtttggtgtatttTCAAATTACCACAtgcaatatttcaaaaattaaaatacccaCTCTTATGTGGACATTATCAGTTAGagttaagaataaaactattatttaataaaaaatatttaaaaactaaaaatttatattgttttctcacttagtttaaaaaactaacaaatttttttcttctaaaagtttgaaaagttaacttttcccattagggttttttcttctttcttctatgACTAAAATCCAATCAATTGACTTTGTCTTCCTACCTATGCGTTCATTgactctctctttctctccttATTTGTTTTCAGTCTGTTGAAATTGGTGAATGACACTCATTTGCTCATCTTCGTTTGCTGGTTTACTCTTCTTTAATCAACATTTTGAGTAAGTCAGTTGTATATATTGGATGAAGACAAAGGGTTTTAAGGCATTAGAAACTCCGATCTAGGGCAAACAAAGATAACTCATCTTTGTCCAATGAAAGTGGATGTTGATGCTAGAAAATTGATAGGAGAGGAAGATGGTAAGAAGGTCGACTGTTGGTCAAAATGAAAGTGGTCACcagagaagggaaaaaaaaaactctatgagagaaaatataactttttaaactttaaccaggagaaattattaaaattttaaactaatgaaaagaaatatgataaaatattaaattttaaatatttttattaaataataattttacccttaaaactaataaatttttttaataaaattataagtatttagatttttaaaaccttaCAGACTAGAGTTTGAGAATACACTaaagtgggaataagttttttggcctattaaaatatgaaatagtgaagataaaatggtaatttcactttttaatattattgtttaatcaagagagtttaattttagatagaaaatagttatttatactttattttaggtaaaaaagattatttatataaattaaaggtGGGAAAGTCTTAAGGCCAAATTTTGGGTGGTAAAATGTGATTCactcataataaaaatattccaCTTTGTCTTTTTGTTGAGGATTCCGCCAAAGTCATTctccaaacaaaaataatggCGGATGGTTGCTTTGTTTTCGTATGCATTATTATGTTCAGAGATTCCACCTTGGACCATAAATTGGGTGAAAATATCAAGCtgaaataatatgttattatttaaatatataatttat is part of the Mangifera indica cultivar Alphonso chromosome 13, CATAS_Mindica_2.1, whole genome shotgun sequence genome and harbors:
- the LOC123194269 gene encoding probable protein phosphatase 2C 72 isoform X2; the protein is MGICISTASTEIHDQPEISKVHEDNAIFVEQNDVSNEVKKPGSLYSKQGSKGPNQDAAILCQGYGVKYGAFCGVFDGHGKNGQIVSRIVRDQLPSLVLDQKSALAKMEVTNNRSQKIGIERLDGEEAPSNEFYKWQEACVGAFKVMDKEVKLQENLDCSCSGTTAVVVIRQGEDLVTANLGDSRAVLGTVSEKGEVKAVQLTTDLKPGLPSEAERIRKCNGRVLALKEEPHIPRVWLPHEDFPGLAMSRAFGDFLLKNHGVISVPDVCYHRLTSRDQFVVLATDGVFDVLSSSQVASIVSEAGNEQEATRAVVEAATVAWKNKFPSSKVDDCTAVCLYLQNRQQRQLS
- the LOC123194269 gene encoding probable protein phosphatase 2C 72 isoform X1, which translates into the protein MRFSLSKMMFLTKLRNQVLFIPSKEAKDLTKMPPSFARFVVLICSRFVMFGLNALEAFVIKPVFFFQGYGVKYGAFCGVFDGHGKNGQIVSRIVRDQLPSLVLDQKSALAKMEVTNNRSQKIGIERLDGEEAPSNEFYKWQEACVGAFKVMDKEVKLQENLDCSCSGTTAVVVIRQGEDLVTANLGDSRAVLGTVSEKGEVKAVQLTTDLKPGLPSEAERIRKCNGRVLALKEEPHIPRVWLPHEDFPGLAMSRAFGDFLLKNHGVISVPDVCYHRLTSRDQFVVLATDGVFDVLSSSQVASIVSEAGNEQEATRAVVEAATVAWKNKFPSSKVDDCTAVCLYLQNRQQRQLS
- the LOC123194270 gene encoding uncharacterized protein LOC123194270 isoform X1, whose translation is MAAFMFIYVHGGFMEEGENISGAIYEDDNLEDFEDVEMLDVEEGELLEHDASAQTNFEQSHAEDVIVANVESQSKNRQANKKKKRKKKKRSGVGPKFTDINRFVSDTCKHLKERKSYMVYTAVCCLGVSALSDLIKEVDAIQACGGQMTADGRRSRTGGGILWSIIKAREPSAYKEIMKKTKEFEKQFRQQNNRQAVEQTKEDSSQRADYALTNGVSPSILAGTKNVPRNQQEQSSVEGTRKSVHDRIRVPVSYDDLL
- the LOC123194270 gene encoding uncharacterized protein LOC123194270 isoform X2, whose amino-acid sequence is MEEGENISGAIYEDDNLEDFEDVEMLDVEEGELLEHDASAQTNFEQSHAEDVIVANVESQSKNRQANKKKKRKKKKRSGVGPKFTDINRFVSDTCKHLKERKSYMVYTAVCCLGVSALSDLIKEVDAIQACGGQMTADGRRSRTGGGILWSIIKAREPSAYKEIMKKTKEFEKQFRQQNNRQAVEQTKEDSSQRADYALTNGVSPSILAGTKNVPRNQQEQSSVEGTRKSVHDRIRVPVSYDDLL
- the LOC123194270 gene encoding uncharacterized protein LOC123194270 isoform X3, with protein sequence MAAFMFIYVHGGFMEEGENISGAIYEDDNLEDFEDVEMLDVEEGELLEHDASAQTNFEQSHAEDVIVANVESQSKNRQANKKKKRKKKKRSGVGPKFTDINRFVSDTCKHLKERKSYMVYTAVCCLGVSALSDLIKETLVTPNHELWLCPCVGMFTDETFGWCAKSKIHLFPISRDFSGCFKLCALS